In Rosa rugosa chromosome 4, drRosRugo1.1, whole genome shotgun sequence, the genomic stretch GCCATCGTCTGGAATAATAAAGTGAGGAGAGACAAACACACATGTGGTTGTCATTTGTCAATCACAAAAAAGTCCACAACTCACATATATAAATGGTATTACACATTAGCTCTAAAATATAAAACTAACATATCATCACGATCGTCGATTGTATACTATAAATTTGAGGAGAAGATTGATCGAGTTGGTAGTGCACGTGTACGTTGGGATAAGTCAACCACAAGTTTCATTATAGCCCTCTTTGTCAAGAATTAGTTGGTGAAATCTAGCTAGCTACTAGCTCGATCTCAACACAAATGAAGAAATTTCTATCCTATCAAGGATGCAAATTGGCCCGGTTAATAATGTGGTTGCTTACTTAATTAATCATCTTTACTTTGAATGATTGAATCCAACCAAGTGAAACGAAAACATAGAAATCCTGAATCAGTTGAGTTGTTATATTGACTAGCTATTATTGAGTCGTGCGATTTGATACCACAATTCACAACAAATGATGCTATACTTGTAATTAATATTCCTATAAAAAGCTAAAAAATAGCAGAACAAGTCAACCTATATATTTATGCTTTCGGGCGAATACTCAACCTTAATTTTCGACCATTTTGGTTTAAGGCAAGCACAGGGAAAATTGAAGTTGTAGTATGATTAGGGTTTGATCTTTGTAGCTATATATCATTAGGCTACGAGGCTTTATCTTCAATTTTGATGCAACATTAGTAGACCGCAAAATCGTTTTTAGTCAAAACTAACATTCATGCCAATGATGCCATGAAAGTTTTTTGCCACATATGGGTAAGAAACAACCGCAAGacaagtacatatatatatgatgggATTTAAGATTCCACTTTAGTTTCCTTGCCAACAAAGTAAATTTCTACATGACAGATAGGGACCAAAAAGAGTAAAATTTCTCAGtaccaaagaaaaaagaagtaaaaTTGAACATGAACTAGGCTTTTGGTACATATGTAGATATCTAGTTCTAGCTCACAGGTAGACGACCACCAATCACGAAGCCCCTTTTCAGCAAAAAGAACATCTCCCACTGAGTATATGAGGGGTTATGCAAAAGATGATCGTCATAAAAGTGAACCCCCTctgtttctttgcttttatatataaatagttaaatacatTCTCTTTGTTTAAGAGAAAAGAGATCGGAGAGAATACTTGGATGATTTCAATGATAATAAgaacctctttatatagagattaTAAGTACAAAATTTTAGAGTACAAGGAAACCTAATCAAACATTGATTAGGAGATCTACAAGATTCTATCATATTACAACTGAAATAAGTAATCGTGTTTCGTGGATGTAAAGAGTATTTTGACGCTTTCCAATCCATTCGAATCCGacatatttaccgtgaagcaaatggtgttgcaaatAGGCTTGCACATCTTGCTAGTAGTTGTTCCGtggatgatgtttggttaggggAGACACCTGCTATTATACAGGATGTTCTCTATAAGGATTATTGTCATTGTTTATCTGTAGCTCGGGGTATAGGTGCTATGtccccccgatgcaaaattttactattaatataataaatggaaccgggcgtggggctgagcctcccagctaggctgggttccaaacccctttcaaaaaaaaaaataaaaataaaaaaaaataatcgtGTTTAGGCCAGATACCTCCGAATTTAATTAACTTTAATCTTCCAAAACAAATTAGGGTCCACATATCTTTGGAAAAAATGAGCAAAGACTCACATTATTTGATTGAAGAAATCAGATTATTGAAGTGGACAATTTATCTTCTTAATTAATTGGACAATAATTAGATGGTGTAATTCGGGTTGCATGCCCGTCAATCAATCCACCAAATTAAGTTCGTCTTTTAGCACCATACACATATCCTCCAATCGAGATTCTTTTGAGCACTAGCTAGCTACCTTGTTGTAGATTTGCCTAAAGCTTTTTATCATAAAGAGAGAAGACAATGTACCCACCCCACTACtcctaattttatttttttcgctTAACTTGGTGACCTATTTTGATCCACACAAATTAATTTTTCGCTTTTTAATAACAACTAAAGTGAGAACTTTAAATTGAAGACTCAAATATtcatttttatataattggtaaCGTCATTAAATTCATaataatcttcttctttttttcagaATATTACATTTGTCCATTTGAtccaaggttttaaatttctccgaaactgccgaaatttccgtaattttgaagtaccgaaatgaaattcatatgctatatcatttccgtcagaaattttccgtacatttccacgaaattcttaatttccgaaatatctacacacacaatatatatttaaaaattcacactgaaattttgtccgaaatttctctgcaatttctgttaaatttttttgtcacctacactgaatttttacttcatacttttatagagaaaatatgaaatttttatttttttatttttttgcaatcaagttgaatacaacaaaaaacctatttgtttttatctgctacaaagttgaatgctcaAACCATAACATGATTTCCTTTTTTGCTTCGTCTAAAATATTGTATGCTTCATACActgtaacatcatattaggtaattccacaatatccgatatatggattgcatgtggaaagggaacaacatgtacacatacaataaccatgtgatgaagtatgaaaatcatttccaaaattcatgtacttgggagcagtattgtTTGAtactaaataaaagaaattcaaccagctagatcgaaccacatcatagtagcttttatattccttttgttgtacttgttcattttaatttacggggttttggttttatgtgccccgccccacccccttgtaattttctaattattaaaaaaagtaaaccatatttacattatcaatatacaacacattatcaatacacatagataaaaacactagtttagcaacctactacagtactagttaattactcgtccatataaaatatcataattctattataaatgtataattttagagatgttacattgtaaataggtttattataggttagtttagtctatgtaaaagtttcattcaaaaatatcattttataaatgcaattaatttgatttctttatttttaaccaaaatttccaccgaaatcgaaactttctccgaaatttccttaaatttgaattaccgaaatcgaaaccgaaatcgaaatttgaaaccttgattTGATCATGATATCAGAAGGGGAGGTAAACAAATGAAGGGCTAGCTTTTCCTAAACCTTATGAACTactagcatttctccacacatCTGCATGAgcaagttattttttttttagaaattaaaaaagaaatggTGGTTCTATTTAGACCTcccaatttgctatttggacctcctttATTTTTAGTATAATTTTAAATCCTATTTTACCCTctccaacaaaaaaataaaaaactctcCCCTTCTACTCCCTATGACTCCCTTCACCTTCCTGCAACTCTTTTCCTTACTCTTgcaactctttcttctctctcttcaatctAGATTTCATCACTTTCCTACACCAAAATTTGACAGAGCCGCATATCATGCTGCCTCCGTCCACCCCATAGGCACAATGGCACAACCTCTTTCATCAATCCAAACAGCATAGGTAGCCTTTCGCAATCGCGATCGAGCCCATTTTTTCGATCAATTGAACCGGAAGAATAGAGCAGAGAAAGGAAGAACTGCCCAGTTGTAAACTCTCTGATCgggtacacacacacacacaccaacaCGTATACAATCTAATCCTGAggccaagaaaataaaaataagaaactAATTTAAATTCAAAGAAGAATCAGTAAGAGGCTAAGAAATGAAGAGAATTCCATATCACATCCATTTGTAAAAGGAACTCCTCAAATTATGACCAGTGtgcaattaaacaaaattcTGAGTAGGAATTTAGAAGAACGTACATGAGCCATACTCAATTTCATTGTCAATGACTCGAAGTTTTAAAGACCCCAAGTTTTGTTTTTCATCATGCAGCTTGATTGTTACTTGAAAAGTTGaagattattattttttctttatcagAAGATGTTGTTTTTCATCATGCAGCTTGATTGTTTCTTGGAAAAGTTGaagattattattttttctgtaTCAGAAGATGCAATTGAAGTTTAAGATTTCTCTACTTTTCACAGCAACGAGATGATGATGTAGTTGTTAGACATATAAGTCGCAGAGGAGGTGTAAAGAGAAATAATGGGGTCAAATAGGAAGTTCAAAGGGCTAAAAATTGAAGGGAGGTCCAAATACTAAATAGAGAGGTTTGAATAGAAgaacttaaaaagaaaagagttggttattgtagagaaaagaaaataggaGAGGGAAACGTGGGTTGtgagtattttttttaaaaaaattttaagAGTTAATTTGATTAAAGTCCAAAAGCTAGAACCTACGAGAAATTTTTGTATGCTCTCGTCAGTCCATGCTGGCATATGACCTGGTTTGACGAATCAATCAGAATTTGACACTTGGTTTTCAATTTATTAAATACAAATGTAAACTCTTCTGCATATTTGAGAAATGACCATTTCGGGTCCTCCTTCAATGCCCCTTCTATTCACTGTTTATCACTTCGTCTCCATCCTCTCCAACCTAATCCATAAATTGCAGAATCGTGTTCTGCAACTTTGACCAATGTTGGGAGATTAAACCAATTAATTGTAAAAGATATTGATTAGTAATTAGCTTGACTAGTAATGATCATGGTGTAAGCTTGATTACTAATCAatacatatataatataatCCTCGTGTGATCAATTGTTAATTTGTCGATAACGAGTCTTTAATTGAACCAATTACCAACTTCGTCTTCATCAGCTTAACCACTGCTGTAAAATTGGGCATATCCGGAAGGCGATACCAACAGCAGCAGCACAAATATGTAAAATTGTTCCTACACGGCTTGACGCCCGGCTCTAGATCGAGGCCGCAGGGTTATCACTATATCTTCTCCCAATTTACTTCCTCCCGATTAGCCATACagaatattattgcccccagttTGAAATGCAAGTTTCAGATAATGGAACCGAGTGGGTCCTTCAAACTGAATTGTAATTCGAATTAATTGGAACAGTTTCGATCCTTAGAAAGCTTATTGGATTTATGAGTTTTGGATGTGAGAGGTTATTGACAATTTTTTCAAAATATCGATGAACTCTCAAGCGTTACCAGGTTCGATGGCTTTTTACATATAGAGGAGGTGTATAAGGAGGATTAGATGCTGGTGTTGATTGGGACATAGAGTTCGAGAAAACTTTTCATGAGCAAGATCTGGAATtctagatgatgatgaagaacgAAGCAGAGAGCAAAAGTCTAGAATGGTCATTTTCACAAATGATCGAGTTATTTAGTTTCTGAGGAACCCACGTGTCAAAATACCATTGAGGCGTCAAACCACTTGGCAATCCAAGGTGGACTGACGGGAGCACACAAAAATTTCTCAGAACGTATATTGATTGTAGTCCACAtcaaattttttgttaattgcgGTCCAAATGTCCAATGACTCAGCTGTCACCTCAGATTTACTTCATTTTCCATCTTGCTGACTCAACcctcatcaattttttttttttacatgacTAATATGCACTTATTGAATGTCTTTGCACATAAAAGGCAAGAATTAATAGGATTAAAATTTAGCAATCTGATTAGTAATTTAATATCATATTTGATGTATATCTTTGTTAAATTATTCTTATTGATCTAGCATaaaattatgattttttttttttgaaagaaagagGTAACCCTTTATTGATAAAACTTAGATTACAAAGCAGGAATCTCGGCTGCAACCGCAGCTGCTAGAAAACTAGGCATCGAAACATAAAAGCAATCCGGCACAAGATTACTACAATACTACCATGTGCAGCTAACATATGGGCAATTACATTTGCCTTTCTACTAACATAACTAACTTTCAAATTATTATGAGAACCCAAGAGTAAATTCAGATCCTCATACAAACGTCCCAACGCGGAAGTATTGAGACTAGCTTGGGAAACGAGTTGAAGTTGCACCTCTTGTGAGTCAGTCTCCAATAAAGCTGGAACAAATTCATGGCATTCCTACACGCCAACACTTCCGCATGTTCTGATGAGATCAACCCACTCAAGGGACCAGCCCCGCCAACGACCATTACACCACTTGAATCTCTAATTACAAAGCCAAAACCGCCTTTCCTAGTTTCATGATGAAAAGAGCTATCAACATTGATTTTTAACAAACCAGCTGGAGGAGCCACCCATTTGTGCCCTCTTCTACTTCGAACACTAGCAAGCCTGGGCCTGGTATTGTAGGCTCGAAATTATTGCAGACGAGCAGCAGCTCTAAGCATAACATCACAAGCCAAAGCTTTCTTTCCTTCCCAAACCCGtgaatttctttctttccaaatacTCCATAATAAGAATATCAATGTACCCAAATCTGTAAGAGACAAGGACTTCACACAGTAATTAAACCATGTCAACAAATCACACTCCTCAACTTGGGGAGCAAAACAGGTCCGCTGTAGCATCACATGGCCTTGTAACACTTGTCTTGTAAACGGGCAGTCTCTACAAAGATGTAGAGTTGACTCGCTACTACCCTCACACAAAACACATCCTTGAGAATCCACCTGAACATGCCTCATAGCTAATCTTTCC encodes the following:
- the LOC133745065 gene encoding uncharacterized protein LOC133745065; amino-acid sequence: MRVVNKVSELISATGVWNDALIRRLFGREEAEIILTIPLSRRTMPDRLVWKLEKNGEFFVKTAYRFSFSHSSSRIPFTLSVNESFWKRVWKVLIPNAAKVFAWRVCHDILPSLERLAMRHVQVDSQGCVLCEGSSESTLHLCRDCPFTRQVLQGHVMLQRTCFAPQVEECDLLTWFNYCVKSLSLTDLGTLIFLLWSIWKERNSRVWEGKKALACDVMLRAAARLQ